A section of the Sphaerodactylus townsendi isolate TG3544 linkage group LG11, MPM_Stown_v2.3, whole genome shotgun sequence genome encodes:
- the BTD gene encoding biotinidase: protein MADITWGTSCILILFCSEVLPIEVHMGEHYTAAVYEHHVILNPNPTIITDRQSALELMNRNLDIYEQQVITAAEQGAKIIIFPEDGVQGFNFTRTSIYPYLDFIPYPDSSTWNPCKEAYLFEDTEVLHRLSCLAQKNKVFIVANIGTKQPCKHSDSKCPSDGRYQFNTNVAFSDNGTLVARYRKQNLYFEDAFDTPPEVDYTLFDTPFAGKFGLFTCFDILFYEPTVSLIKKYNVKQIAYPTAWMNQLPLLSAVEFQRAFATAFNINFLAANIHHPSLGMTGSGIYTPSQSFIHYDMESVDGKLIVAEIPVIASQNESYMENITKSDSNMQQNVPGFLMDSNTCHKEDKNIYCRKTLKEVQQTFPIFYGEMMYDNYTFMPIMETEGSIHVCSNTLCCDLNYQRFVLSDELYALGAFDGLHTVHGTYYVQACVIVKCAGLDYSTCGQEVTKAAGLIDFQLQGNFSTAFVFPLLLRSGVTLDFADHLGWKNRYYFMHKKGASTGLVVAGLYGRWYEKD from the exons ATGGCAGACATCACTTGGGGCACCAGCTGCATACTCATTCTCTTCTGTTCTGAGGTTCTCCCCATAGAGGTCCACATGGGGGAACATTACACTGCTGCTGTGTATGAACATCATGTCATCCTGAATCCCAATCCAACCATCATTACTGACCGTCAGTCTGCTTTAGAGTTAATGAACCGAAACTTAGACATTTATGAGCAGCAAGTGATCACTGCTGCCGAACAG GGGGCAAAAATAATCATTTTTCCTGAAGATGGCGTTCAGGGCTTCAACTTCACCAGGACATCCATTTATCCTTACTTGGATTTTATTCCTTATCCTGACTCTTCGACTTGGAATCCATGCAAAGAAGCATACTTGTTCGAGGATACCGAG GTTCTTCATCGACTCAGCTGCCTGGCACAGAAGAACAAAGTGTTCATTGTAGCCAACATAGGAACTAAGCAGCCCTGCAAACACAGTGATTCCAAGTGCCCATCAGATGGGAGATATCAGTTTAACACCAATGTGGCATTCAGTGACAATGGCACTCTTGTAGCCAGATACcgcaaacagaatctgtattTTGAAGATGCCTTTGACACCCCGCCAGAGGTGGATTACACGCTTTTTGATACACCTTTTGCAGGAAAATtcggactctttacttgctttgATATCCTGTTCTATGAACCAACTGTGAGCCTGATCAAGAAATACAATGTGAAGCAGATTGCATATCCGACTGCATGGATGAACCAGCTCCCACTCCTGTCAGCTGTAGAATTCCAACGAGCTTTTGCAACTGCTTTTAACATCAATTTTTTGGCAGCAAACATTCACCATCCTAGCCTGGGTATGACAGGGAGTGGCATATACACACCCTCccagtcattcattcattatgaCATGGAAAGTGTTGATGGCAAACTTATTGTGGCAGAAATCCCTGTCATTGCATCACAGAATGAAAGCTACATGGAGAATATTACAAAATCTGACAGTAATATGCAACAGAATGTTCCAGGCTTCCTTATGGACAGCAACACTTGTCATAAGGAAGATAAAAACATTTACTGTAGAAAGACACTGAAAGAAGTCCAGCAAACCTTTCCCATATTTTACGGAGAAATGATGTATGATAATTACACTTTCATGCCCATAATGGAAACTGAAGGCAGCATCCATGTCTGTTCCAACACTCTTTGTTGTGACTTAAATTACCAGAGATTCGTTTTATCAGATGAATTGTATGCATTGGGGGCTTTTGATGGGCTACACACAGTTCACGGAACTTACTACGTACAAGCCTGTGTCATAGTGAAATGTGCTGGTCTTGACTATAGCACTTGTGGGCAAGAAGTCACAAAGGCTGCTGGATTGATAGATTTCCAACTCCAAGGAAACTTCAGCACTGCCTTTGTGTTTCCTCTGTTGCTTCGATCAGGGGTCACTCTGGACTTTGCTGATCACCTGGGCTGGAAAAACCGCTACTACTTTATGCACAAAAAGGGAGCTTCTACAGGCTTGGTAGTGGCTGGTTTGTATGGACGATGGTATGAGAAGGACTAG